Proteins encoded in a region of the Trypanosoma brucei brucei TREU927 chromosome 5, complete sequence genome:
- a CDS encoding helicase, putative translates to MSSSDIAVKRIRRQWEPEDKAWRDEALQLPWEEVSPPLHSTTLFALRNVFFFSHATAVQARTISVFCSSGNSTIVEAPTGSGKTLAVLIPLMERTVRACDAFVAAHNFPLLRRDIIGIVLAPSRVLAEQTFVVGRNLAARLPHTIRFALCDGAVQSADVVLKSLKAAARGAGTFLVTTPRDLVDFIAALNTKRPTEHPPVARSDAETSEGGRSVHNEPDEREELLAAQDEETLRRYYEKRGRRKDTSEKDTGHNVQLRGCHNERFVLVVDEADLVFHSVEMRGIVTEFVATHAYLQQPLDKRLKEERGESTSTSTNSSEKTLSMDLSFVGATVSTSTEVQTYAERACAALQSKLHKVVLNSNEDFVTQLQNRYLLCEAHDFLPILIQLMNLHSSKKHFIFFNSPKTLRFVEKLFSRLVESHQMLLCINHVFVMYEGMNERTRLDQYNAFLNHKAEVKAGATDGKKAALLSATEKKNQFYTSGWKREGRQPGGRGAILLCTDVAAFGLDVRDVDYVYHFEPPTTVQSYVHRIGRVGRMGMRGSSILILPCFSTDSSLTEAPERKSTSTRFNTLINTKSATSSIQTQQVSEADLSEERRQYLKELGERSELQPCSIPPFAPIAATVRNVISQHNKIKTLAQQAAMSMCTAPSSVEGVKSWFDPKLALHALLLN, encoded by the coding sequence ATGTCGTCTTCAGACATCGCGGTAAAGCGGATCCGTCGCCAATGGGAACCTGAAGATAAGGCATGGCGCGATGAGGCGCTGCAGCTGCCATGGGAGGAGGTCTCACCGCCGCTGCACAGCACCACCTTATTTGCCTTACGTaacgtctttttcttttctcacgCTACAGCAGTCCAGGCGCGCACAATTAGTGTCTTTTGTTCTTCGGGAAACAGTACCATAGTTGAAGCACCAACTGGTAGCGGGAAGACACTTGCCGTGCTCATTCCACTGATGGAACGTACAGTACGGGCGTGTGATGCTTTTGTTGCAGCGCACAACTTTCCGTTGCTACGGCGCGATATTATCGGCATCGTTCTGGCCCCGTCGCGCGTCCTTGCGGAACAAACGTTTGTGGTCGGTCGCAACCTTGCCGCACGCCTGCCGCATACAATACGGTTCGCCCTGTGCGACGGGGCGGTACAGTCAGCGGATGTAGTTCTAAAGAGTTTAAAGGCTGCGGCGCGTGGTGCGGGAACTTTTCTGGTGACAACGCCACGTGACTTAGTTGACTTTATTGCTGCTTTAAATACAAAGCGTCCTACAGAACACCCACCTGTAGCGAGAAGTGACGCCGAAACTAGCGAGGGCGGCCGGTCAGTGCACAACGAACCGGATGAACGGGAGGAGCTTCTGGCCGCACAAGACGAGGAAACACTGCGACGCTACTATGAGAAGCGCGGTAGGCGTAAGGACACGAGCGAGAAAGACACTGGACACAACGTACAGCTGCGTGGCTGTCACAATGAGCGGTTTGTACTTGTAGTGGATGAAGCGGATCTTGTCTTTCATTCAGTTGAGATGCGTGGAATCGTGACTGAGTTTGTGGCGACGCACGCTTATTTGCAGCAACCACTGGACAAGCGCCTGAAGGAAGAGCGTGGTGAATCCACGTCAACATCGACAAATTCCTCGGAGAAAACCTTATCGATGGATTTGTCATTTGTCGGCGCAACTGTGTCAACTTCGACGGAGGTACAGACTTATGCTGAGAGGGCGTGTGCTGCTCTCCAGTCCAAGTTACACAAAGTGGTGCTTAATAGCAATGAAGACTTTGTAACCCAACTGCAGAACCGCTATCTGCTTTGTGAGGCACATGACTTTTTACCGATATTGATTCAGCTAATGAACTTACACTCATCCAAGAAGCATTTTATCTTCTTTAACAGTCCCAAAACGCTCCGTTTTGTTGAAAAGTTGTTTTCCCGTTTGGTGGAGAGCCATCAAATGTTGTTGTGCATCAACCATGTGTTTGTTATGTACGAGGGAATGAACGAGCGCACCCGACTGGACCAGTACAATGCTTTCCTCAATCACAAAGCGGAGGTGAAGGCGGGCGCTACAGATGGGAAGAAGGCTGCACTGCTCTCcgcaactgaaaaaaaaaaccagtTTTACACCAGCGGTTGGAAACGGGAAGGTCGACAACCCGGTGGCAGGGGTGCGATTCTTCTTTGCACGGATGTGGCTGCGTTTGGCTTGGATGTACGTGATGTAGATTATGTCTATCACTTTGAACCTCCAACAACTGTGCAATCGTACGTGCACCGCATTGGACGTGTTGGGCGGATGGGTATGAGAGGAAGCAGTATACTGATTCTTCCTTGCTTCAGTACAGATTCCTCACTGACAGAAGCTCCCGAACGAAAGTCAACGAGCACGAGGTTTAACACATTAATCAACACGAAGAGCGCAACGTCCAGCATTCAGACACAGCAGGTATCAGAGGCTGACCTTAGCGAAGAGCGACGCCAGTATCTGAAAGAGTTGGGCGAGCGAAGTGAGTTGCAGCCGTGTTCCATTCCCCCTTTCGCCCCCATCGCGGCAACTGTACGAAACGTGATTTCCCAGCACAATAAAATTAAGACATTGGCTCAGCAGGCGGCCATGTCCATGTGCACCGCTCCATCTTCTGTGGAAGGGGTGAAATCATGGTTTGACCCTAAACTCGCTCTCCACGCCCTCCTGCTTAACTGA